In a single window of the Saccharothrix australiensis genome:
- a CDS encoding aldehyde dehydrogenase family protein, giving the protein MPTDSWATLLVDGQWRPGATSFEVVDPATGEPIGRAADGTARDALAALDAACAAAEAWRAVSAEERGGHLRRAAAAIRDRVDVLAALLTRENGKPLGEARAELLGSARMLEWSAEEARRAGGRVLPPSPSGPGLVVKAPVGPALAITPWNFPASMLIRKIGLALAAGAPLIVKPAEQTPLIATELVRVLHDTGLPAGVLQSITTSRPAEVAGALLADPRLRKVSFTGSTEVGLGLLRATDTHLRRTSLELGGHSPAIVFADADLPAAAAGVVAAKFFNAGQSCIAVNRLYAHRSVHDELLGLIEEKVAALRVGHGAAEGTTIGPLIDQAALDKVERQVADAVERGARVRVGGRRWSGPAELKGAFYEPTVLTEVGDDMLVTREETFGPVLPVYSFDTDDEAVTRANATEYGLAAYLFGRDLSRLWTAADRLDFGVIGVNDPAPVRPELPFGGMRNSGQEREGGAEGIEAFLETKAIAIKL; this is encoded by the coding sequence ATGCCGACGGACTCCTGGGCAACGTTGTTGGTCGACGGGCAGTGGCGTCCCGGCGCCACGAGCTTCGAGGTCGTGGACCCGGCCACGGGGGAGCCGATCGGCCGGGCGGCGGACGGCACCGCGCGGGACGCGCTGGCGGCGCTGGACGCGGCCTGCGCGGCGGCGGAGGCGTGGCGCGCGGTGAGCGCCGAGGAGCGCGGCGGCCACCTGCGCCGGGCCGCCGCCGCCATCCGGGACCGGGTCGACGTGCTGGCCGCCCTGCTGACGAGGGAGAACGGCAAGCCGCTCGGCGAGGCGCGGGCCGAGCTGCTGGGCAGCGCGCGGATGCTGGAGTGGAGCGCCGAGGAGGCCCGCCGCGCGGGCGGCCGGGTGCTGCCGCCGTCGCCGAGCGGCCCCGGCCTGGTGGTCAAGGCGCCGGTCGGGCCGGCGCTCGCGATCACGCCGTGGAACTTCCCGGCCAGCATGCTCATCCGCAAGATCGGCCTCGCGCTGGCGGCAGGCGCGCCGCTGATCGTCAAGCCCGCCGAGCAGACCCCGCTGATCGCCACCGAGCTGGTGCGCGTCCTGCACGACACGGGCCTGCCCGCCGGCGTGCTCCAGTCGATCACCACCTCGCGGCCCGCCGAGGTCGCCGGCGCGCTGCTGGCCGACCCGAGGCTGCGCAAGGTCAGCTTCACCGGCTCGACCGAGGTCGGGCTCGGCCTGCTGCGCGCCACCGACACCCACCTCCGGCGCACCTCGCTGGAGCTGGGCGGCCACTCGCCCGCGATCGTGTTCGCCGACGCCGACCTGCCCGCCGCCGCGGCAGGCGTGGTGGCGGCCAAGTTCTTCAACGCCGGCCAGAGCTGCATCGCGGTGAACCGGCTCTACGCGCACCGCTCCGTGCACGACGAGCTGCTCGGGCTGATCGAGGAGAAGGTCGCCGCGCTGCGCGTCGGCCACGGCGCGGCCGAGGGCACCACCATCGGCCCGCTGATCGACCAGGCCGCGCTCGACAAGGTGGAGCGGCAGGTCGCGGACGCGGTCGAGCGCGGCGCGCGGGTGCGCGTCGGTGGCCGCCGCTGGTCCGGGCCTGCCGAGCTGAAGGGCGCGTTCTACGAGCCGACCGTGCTCACCGAGGTCGGCGACGACATGCTCGTCACGCGGGAGGAGACCTTCGGCCCGGTGCTGCCGGTCTACTCCTTCGACACCGACGACGAGGCCGTGACGAGGGCGAACGCCACCGAGTACGGCCTGGCCGCCTACCTGTTCGGCCGGGACCTGTCCCGCCTGTGGACCGCCGCGGACCGGCTCGACTTCGGGGTGATCGGGGTCAACGACCCCGCGCCGGTCCGGCCGGAGCTGCCCTTCGGCGGGATGCGCAACAGCGGGCAGGAGCGCGAGGGCGGCGCCGAGGGCATCGAGGCGTTCCTGGAGACCAAAGCGATCGCGATCAAGCTGTGA
- a CDS encoding MarR family winged helix-turn-helix transcriptional regulator, with translation MDTPRSASPDTAAQARTETATPGQLPIHGLLSYRLSRVANAMSRSAALRYRREFDVSLGEWRTIALLGADAPLTLNRLARLAALDKAQMSRVVAKLSERGLVLREFGAGRTTQLTLTRKGAALYRGLITAANERDRAFLVCLTEQERDALDSALDKLATLARALERAEER, from the coding sequence ATGGACACCCCTCGAAGCGCCTCGCCGGACACCGCGGCGCAGGCCCGGACCGAGACCGCGACGCCGGGGCAGCTGCCGATCCACGGCCTGCTGTCGTACCGGCTCAGCCGCGTGGCGAACGCGATGTCCCGCAGCGCCGCCCTGCGCTACCGCCGCGAGTTCGACGTGAGCCTCGGCGAGTGGCGGACCATCGCGCTGCTGGGCGCGGACGCGCCGCTGACCCTGAACCGGCTCGCCCGCCTGGCCGCGCTGGACAAGGCGCAGATGAGCCGCGTCGTGGCCAAGCTCAGCGAGCGCGGCCTGGTGCTGCGCGAGTTCGGGGCGGGCCGGACCACCCAGCTCACCCTCACCCGCAAGGGCGCCGCCCTGTACCGGGGCCTGATCACCGCGGCCAACGAGCGCGACCGGGCGTTCCTGGTCTGCCTGACCGAGCAGGAGCGGGACGCGCTGGACTCGGCGCTGGACAAGCTGGCCACGCTGGCCCGCGCGCTGGAGCGCGCCGAGGAGCGCTGA
- a CDS encoding hydroxymethylglutaryl-CoA lyase, producing the protein MADRVTLCECFARDGLQHEPDFVPTATKLSTVEAFVAAGFRRIEATSYSHPDRVPAFRDAGDVLAGVPRRDGVAYKATCPNPHAVRRALADLDAGRGADELSLLVSATESHTARNLRTTRARQWENVAGMARLADGRFTLVGVISVALGCPFEGAVDQGRVVEDFGRFADLGVALVTVGDTTGLGTPATVRRLFTRLAAEYPDVPAVAHFHDTRGTALANCVAALDAGCRHFDSAFGGVGGHPAGIAYGTGLTGNTCTEDLVNLLESLGVSTGLDLDLVLAASARCEQALGRPLRSAVARAGYGLPATAAAGAGR; encoded by the coding sequence GTGGCCGACCGCGTGACGCTGTGTGAGTGCTTCGCCCGCGACGGGCTGCAACACGAGCCGGACTTCGTGCCCACCGCCACGAAGCTGTCCACTGTGGAGGCGTTCGTGGCGGCGGGTTTCCGCCGGATCGAGGCCACCAGCTACAGCCACCCCGACCGGGTGCCCGCGTTCCGGGACGCCGGCGACGTGCTCGCGGGCGTGCCGCGCCGGGACGGCGTCGCGTACAAGGCGACCTGCCCCAACCCGCACGCGGTGCGGCGGGCGCTGGCCGACCTCGACGCCGGGCGCGGCGCGGACGAGCTGAGCCTGCTGGTGTCGGCGACCGAGTCGCACACCGCGCGCAACCTGCGCACCACCCGCGCCCGCCAGTGGGAGAACGTGGCCGGGATGGCGCGCCTGGCCGACGGCCGGTTCACGCTCGTCGGCGTGATCTCGGTGGCGCTGGGCTGCCCGTTCGAGGGCGCGGTCGACCAGGGCCGGGTGGTCGAGGACTTCGGCCGCTTCGCCGACCTCGGCGTGGCGCTGGTGACCGTGGGCGACACCACCGGGCTGGGCACGCCGGCCACGGTGCGCCGGCTGTTCACCCGCCTCGCCGCCGAGTACCCGGACGTGCCCGCCGTGGCGCACTTCCACGACACCCGGGGCACGGCGCTGGCCAACTGCGTCGCCGCGCTGGACGCCGGCTGCCGGCACTTCGACAGCGCGTTCGGCGGCGTCGGCGGCCACCCCGCCGGCATCGCCTACGGGACGGGGCTCACCGGGAACACGTGCACCGAGGACCTGGTGAACCTGCTGGAGTCGCTGGGCGTGTCGACGGGCCTGGACCTCGACCTGGTGCTGGCGGCGTCGGCCCGCTGCGAGCAGGCGCTGGGCCGCCCGCTGCGCAGCGCGGTGGCGCGGGCCGGGTACGGGCTGCCCGCCACGGCGGCGGCCGGGGCGGGGCGGTGA
- a CDS encoding enoyl-CoA hydratase/isomerase family protein encodes MAGTTGMREETVVPRGVLLTEDRGAVRVLRMNRPAKRNALDTALTEALLAALLAADADDAVRAVVLTGEGPGFCAGADITEFADLTPADQAAVVRRADLTARTQLLPQRLRKPIVSVVRGAALGGGAGLAIGCDMMVVATDVVLGYPELKHSIVPAIVMTGLQRQVGRKLAFELVSHGRLLGAEELLAIGLANRVAEPDRVLDVGLEVADRWAEADPVALAATKELFYRVADLPVDEAMRAGRDVNAIMRGFRG; translated from the coding sequence ATGGCGGGTACCACCGGGATGCGCGAGGAGACCGTTGTGCCGCGAGGCGTGTTGCTCACCGAGGACCGCGGCGCGGTCCGGGTGCTGCGGATGAACCGGCCGGCCAAGCGCAACGCGCTCGACACGGCGCTGACCGAGGCGCTGCTGGCCGCGCTGCTGGCGGCCGACGCCGACGACGCGGTGCGCGCGGTGGTGCTCACCGGCGAGGGCCCCGGGTTCTGCGCGGGCGCGGACATCACCGAGTTCGCCGACCTGACGCCGGCCGACCAGGCCGCCGTGGTGCGCCGCGCCGACCTCACCGCGCGGACCCAGCTGCTGCCGCAGCGCCTGCGCAAGCCGATCGTGTCGGTGGTGCGGGGCGCCGCGCTCGGCGGCGGGGCCGGGCTGGCCATCGGCTGCGACATGATGGTGGTCGCGACCGACGTCGTCCTCGGCTACCCGGAGCTGAAGCACTCGATCGTGCCCGCCATCGTGATGACCGGGCTCCAGCGGCAGGTCGGCCGCAAGCTGGCGTTCGAGCTGGTCAGCCACGGCCGCCTGCTCGGCGCGGAGGAGCTGCTCGCGATCGGCCTCGCCAACCGGGTGGCCGAGCCGGACCGGGTGCTCGACGTCGGGCTGGAGGTGGCGGACCGGTGGGCCGAGGCCGACCCGGTCGCGCTGGCGGCCACGAAGGAGCTGTTCTACCGGGTGGCCGACCTGCCCGTCGACGAGGCCATGCGGGCGGGGCGCGACGTCAACGCCATCATGCGCGGCTTCCGGGGATGA
- a CDS encoding CaiB/BaiF CoA transferase family protein — protein sequence MSAVRPLSGITVLDFSRVLAGPMATQVLAELGADVIKVERPGAGDESRAMQPVLPSGESAYYFAFNRGKRSVVLDLKSERGRRVARDLAATADVLVENFLPGAMDRLGLGYPALSAVNPGLVYVSCTGFGQQGPYADRRGYDTVFQALSGLMALTGHPGSPPAKAGVPVADLTSGLWIAIAALTGLVGRVGAGRGSHVDLAMMDVQVSLLALAAARLFALDEDPDRTGTEHPGRVPSAAFECADGGWLHVSCSDQHWLPLCAALGLDELADDPELARNAGRLAQRGRVMAALTSALAARPRAESAAALRAAGVPAGEVNSVREALADENTAARGMVDHFRHPVAGTFPALRTPLRMAEPGGEFTPAPVGVPPRLGADTDAVLRERLGLGDDEIEALRAEGAIG from the coding sequence ATGAGCGCGGTGCGACCACTGTCCGGGATCACGGTCCTCGACTTCTCCCGCGTGCTGGCCGGGCCGATGGCCACCCAGGTGCTCGCCGAGCTGGGCGCGGACGTGATCAAGGTGGAGCGGCCGGGCGCGGGCGACGAGTCCCGCGCCATGCAGCCGGTGCTGCCCAGCGGCGAGAGCGCGTACTACTTCGCCTTCAACCGCGGCAAGCGCTCCGTGGTGCTCGACCTCAAGTCCGAGCGCGGCAGGCGGGTGGCCCGCGACCTCGCCGCGACGGCCGACGTCCTGGTGGAGAACTTCCTGCCCGGCGCGATGGACCGGCTCGGCCTCGGCTACCCGGCCCTGTCGGCGGTCAACCCCGGCCTGGTCTACGTGTCGTGCACCGGGTTCGGGCAGCAGGGGCCGTACGCGGACCGCCGGGGCTACGACACCGTGTTCCAGGCGCTGTCCGGGCTCATGGCGCTGACCGGGCACCCCGGCTCGCCGCCCGCGAAGGCGGGCGTGCCGGTGGCGGACCTGACCTCCGGGCTGTGGATCGCGATCGCCGCGCTGACCGGGCTGGTGGGCCGGGTCGGCGCGGGCCGCGGCAGCCACGTGGACCTGGCCATGATGGACGTGCAGGTCAGCCTGCTCGCGCTGGCCGCCGCCCGGCTGTTCGCGCTGGACGAGGACCCCGACCGGACGGGCACCGAGCACCCCGGCCGGGTGCCGTCGGCCGCGTTCGAGTGCGCCGACGGCGGGTGGCTGCACGTCAGCTGCAGCGACCAGCACTGGCTGCCGCTGTGCGCGGCGCTCGGGCTCGACGAGCTGGCCGACGACCCGGAGCTGGCGCGCAACGCCGGCCGGCTGGCGCAGCGCGGTCGCGTGATGGCCGCGCTCACCTCGGCGCTCGCCGCGCGGCCGCGGGCGGAGTCGGCCGCGGCGCTGCGGGCGGCCGGTGTGCCCGCCGGCGAGGTGAACAGCGTGCGGGAGGCCCTGGCCGACGAGAACACCGCGGCGCGCGGCATGGTCGACCACTTCCGGCACCCGGTCGCCGGCACGTTCCCGGCGCTGCGGACGCCGTTGCGGATGGCGGAGCCGGGCGGTGAATTCACCCCGGCCCCGGTGGGCGTGCCGCCGCGGCTCGGCGCGGACACGGACGCGGTGCTGCGGGAGCGGTTGGGGCTGGGCGACGACGAGATCGAGGCGTTGCGCGCGGAAGGGGCGATCGGGTGA
- a CDS encoding enoyl-CoA hydratase/isomerase family protein: MTGDDAGVPGGTADGVPGRAGDGVSVGVVDGVASVVLDRPHARNGLDLAMCLGLRAAFERLDSAADVRVVLLRANGPVFCAGADLKERVGRDEAWVRRRRQASFAAYEAIERCSKPVVALVQGPVVGSGGEIAMSCDFVVASTAATFRFPEPHLGTVGATQRLQRVIGRARAKELLFTDRVMSAEEAHRVGLVARLVAPHELADAGVAVAAAIAAAPPLALALTKQAVDLGAETDLDRGIRIEMAAIERNLADGGWRAGVARFSGAGDDVRNDDVRNDAGGTAAPGTGGSTAHGTGDDADSSLGDDADSDSDGSADNGPENSGTTT, encoded by the coding sequence GTGACGGGCGACGACGCCGGGGTGCCCGGCGGGACGGCCGACGGGGTGCCGGGCAGGGCGGGTGACGGCGTGTCCGTCGGGGTGGTCGACGGGGTCGCGAGCGTGGTGCTCGACCGGCCGCACGCCCGCAACGGGCTGGACCTCGCGATGTGCCTGGGGCTGCGCGCGGCGTTCGAGCGGTTGGACTCCGCCGCCGACGTCCGGGTGGTGCTCCTGCGGGCGAACGGGCCGGTGTTCTGCGCCGGCGCGGACCTCAAGGAACGGGTCGGCCGGGACGAGGCGTGGGTGCGGCGCAGGCGGCAGGCGTCCTTCGCCGCCTACGAGGCGATCGAGCGGTGCAGCAAGCCGGTGGTGGCGCTGGTGCAGGGGCCGGTGGTCGGCTCGGGCGGCGAGATCGCGATGAGCTGCGACTTCGTGGTCGCCTCCACGGCGGCCACGTTCCGGTTCCCCGAGCCGCACCTGGGCACCGTCGGCGCGACGCAGCGGTTGCAGCGGGTCATCGGCCGGGCGCGGGCGAAGGAGCTGCTGTTCACCGACCGGGTGATGTCGGCGGAGGAGGCGCACCGGGTGGGCCTGGTGGCGCGCCTGGTCGCACCGCACGAGCTGGCGGACGCCGGCGTGGCGGTGGCCGCCGCGATCGCCGCCGCTCCGCCGCTCGCGCTCGCGCTGACCAAGCAGGCGGTCGACCTCGGCGCGGAGACCGACCTGGACCGGGGCATCCGGATCGAGATGGCCGCGATCGAGCGCAACCTCGCCGACGGCGGGTGGCGGGCGGGCGTGGCCCGGTTCAGCGGCGCGGGCGACGACGTGCGGAACGACGACGTGCGGAACGACGCGGGCGGCACCGCGGCCCCCGGCACGGGCGGCAGCACGGCCCACGGCACGGGCGACGACGCCGACAGCAGCCTGGGCGACGACGCGGACAGCGACTCGGACGGCAGCGCGGACAACGGCCCGGAGAACAGCGGCACAACGACGTGA